The segment AGGAACTATACAAATTTCTTTGCACAGCTTAGGATGGAATTGTCAGAAAGATTAGATGTTGAAGCAGGCGTCAACCTGAACACAACCCGTTACAGCCTGACAGATCTTTTTGTAGGTGATGAGGTGGACCAGAGTGGTGACTACACCTTTACCAGTATTCTTTCTCCAAGAGTAGGTGTTACGTATGAAGTTGGAACCGCAAAAAATATTTACGCCTCTGTGAGCCATGGTTTTTCCACACCGACCGTAGCCGAAACTCTAACTCCGGAAGGTTTAATAAATACTGACCTACAACCTGAAACCGGGTGGAACTATGAAGTTGGCTTCAAGGGAAACTGGTTTAATAACAGTTTGTATTCTGAAGTCTCATTATACTCTATCCAAATTACTGATCTTTTGGTTGCTGAAAGAATTGCCGAAGACCAATATGTAGGAATCAATGCCGGAAAAACCAGCCATACGGGAGCAGAAATTTTTCTTAGATATGCATTTACCCTGGCTTAGTGAATTTCAGGTGAAGCCCTACTTTAATGCAGCAATAAATAACTTTGAATTTAGAAAATTTCAGGACAGAGAGGAAGATTTTGAGGGTAATAATTTACCTGGAGTTCCTTCAAGTACAGTGAATGTTGGACTCGATGCTAATTACAAAGGTTTTTCCTTTTACAGCAACCTTCTGGCAGTGGGAGAAATTCCTTTAAATGATGAGAACAGCAAATTTACTGATCCTTACCGGGTGGTGAACCTGAGGCTAAACTACAACCTTGAGCTTCTACGAGATTTTACAATTGTATTTTCCGGAGGGATTAATAATGCTTTTGAGGA is part of the Antarcticibacterium sp. 1MA-6-2 genome and harbors:
- a CDS encoding TonB-dependent receptor domain-containing protein, which produces MHLPWLSEFQVKPYFNAAINNFEFRKFQDREEDFEGNNLPGVPSSTVNVGLDANYKGFSFYSNLLAVGEIPLNDENSKFTDPYRVVNLRLNYNLELLRDFTIVFSGGINNAFEEHYAASVLPNAVGFGGAAPRYYYPGNNRNYFGGVGLNYSF